GAGAACAGAGATGATCTCCCTCAATGAAAATGGAATCGGCGGATTCAAAGAGTGTGTATTTATGATCACAGGGCAGGGAGCATACTCCCGTATGAAATACGAGAGTGGTGTACACCGTGTACAGCGTGTGCCGGAAACAGAGAGCGGCGGACGGATCCATACCTCTACGATCACAGTGGCAGTGATGCCGGAGGCAGAGGATGTGGACGTTGTGATCGATGAAAAAGATATCCGTATAGACGTCATGAGGGCATCCGGAAACGGAGGACAATGTGTAAACACAACAGACTCTGCAGTGCGTCTGACCCACTATCCGACAGGAATTGTGATCTACAGTCAGACAGAAAAATCACAGTTGCAGAATAAAGAAAAAGCATTCCGTCTGCTCCGTTCCAAACTGTATGAACTGGAACTGGAAAAACAGCAGTCCGCAGAAGCTGAGGCGAGAAGAAGCCAGATTGGAACAGGAGATCGTTCTGAGAAGATCAGAACTTACAACTTCCCGCAGGGACGTGTGACAGATCACAGGATCAAGCTGACACTTCATAAACTGGATACGATTTTGAATGGAGACCTGGATGAAGTAATTGACAGTCTGATCGCAGCGGATCAAAGCGCAAAATTGGCCAATATGAATGAATAGAATATAAAAAAGAAATAGAAATCGGTATACAGAATGAAAATGTAGCCGATTTCTGTTTTTTTCTCTACGGTAATACTATTTTTGGCGGACTTATCGTCCATTGTGTCAACTGTAATTTTTTTCAATAACAGTTTCCACTACATCATCAAAAACCAATCTGTTAAAAAGAAACTGGAGAACAATGAAACTTTGTCAGAGAAGGAACTTATGCTGCTTATCATTCTTCCACTTGCAAAGAAAGGCAAAGAAGTGAAGCAGAAAGTGATTGAGCAAGTAGTAGATTTGGCGAAACAGATTGAAGATGAAAACACACAGGTATTTGTTATCACTGGTATTTTGGTGAGCAGTGATAAATTTATAGACAGAGACTATGCGAAGTCAGTAAGGAGGTATTTGAGCATGACGAAAGTATTCCAGAGTTTAGAAGAAGAGAAATTAGAGGCTGTAAATATTGCCAAACGAAATGAACGGCATGATACTAATGTAGAGATTGCTAAGAGCCTGCTTCGTGACGGAATAGATACAGTAGTCATTATGAGAGCAACAGGCTTTTCAAAAGAACAGATTGAAGAAATCCGTAACAATATGTTGACAACAAAATAGGGTATCAGAACAGGCTGTCATTTACCGAGAGGTATCTGGCAGTCTTTTTGTATACTTAGCTTTTGGAAGGTGTATTGGGGTGGCTCTGTGTTTGTCCAGACCTTGATATTGTATTCGTGGTGTATGATTGGTATCCAAGTAAGAATGAAAAGTTATTATATCAAACAGCTTTTCATGTGAAGAATGGTGCAGTTAAAGTGGTAGGTGCTTCTGAAGCTGAGAAGCTGTACAAAGAGTATCACGAAAAGTATCCGTATGACATGGAAGAAGTTGAACGTTGGCTACGAGACTTGTATGAAAACTAATACTTTGATAGGGGATATCCGAGGCAGGACTTGTTCCTGCCGATATTTTTATGATTCGCTCAGACCGTCAAGATATGCTTGAAGGCGTTCCTGCTTATTCTTGGTTAAAGCCCTGTATTTGTTAATCAGTTCATCCTCTTCTGGTGTCAGATTTTCATTTTGCAGTGGATATAATTCAAAGTCAAAAAAATCTGATAATGTGATATTTAATCCTTTGCAAAGTTTTTCAAGAGTTGCGATTGTAGGGCAGGTACGTCTGTGAATGATGTTGTTCAAACTGGAGTAGGGGATATCCGCTTCTTTCGCCAGACGGTACATAGAAAAATGCTTTGTTTTACGGATATAGC
This window of the Mediterraneibacter gnavus ATCC 29149 genome carries:
- the prfA gene encoding peptide chain release factor 1, producing the protein MFDKLEDLLIRYEEVMGELQEPGVANDPERFRKLMKEQSDLAPIVEAYNEYKQCKQNIEDSLMMLEEESDEEMRELAKEELNESKARVEELEQELKILLLPKDPNDDKNVIVEIRAGAGGDEAALFAAEVYRMYLHYAESRRWRTEMISLNENGIGGFKECVFMITGQGAYSRMKYESGVHRVQRVPETESGGRIHTSTITVAVMPEAEDVDVVIDEKDIRIDVMRASGNGGQCVNTTDSAVRLTHYPTGIVIYSQTEKSQLQNKEKAFRLLRSKLYELELEKQQSAEAEARRSQIGTGDRSEKIRTYNFPQGRVTDHRIKLTLHKLDTILNGDLDEVIDSLIAADQSAKLANMNE
- a CDS encoding helix-turn-helix domain-containing protein, whose product is MIEDKVFERIGYIRKTKHFSMYRLAKEADIPYSSLNNIIHRRTCPTIATLEKLCKGLNITLSDFFDFELYPLQNENLTPEEDELINKYRALTKNKQERLQAYLDGLSES